Part of the Bombyx mori chromosome 19, ASM3026992v2 genome is shown below.
aaatacttaaaaaaatagattgcTATTACATATCTTTTCTTAACTTTTATTTCTCTCCTATCGGACCGAAACACATGGCTGTTCCACGACAAAAATATTTAGGCTTGTGGAACCTACGCGTATCCCGgataaattttatacaatataatgGGTTTTGTTATAAAGGGCACGGAGGGATGTCACGCTCAGATTCGACTCCAACaccaatagtaataaaaaataccttaatTTTATCCAAATTCAGGTTAATCTTCTGCCAATAGTAAAACAGGTATCCTGCACCCATCCCCAGAATGTAACAGGGTATATTAGTGTGACTTCGTCTGTAGACTTTTAAGAACGTCGGGTCTATCCTGATTTGGTTGCGAATGACTCTGATATATGGAACAATAATACTATTgggtaattaattaaactaattacTAACGGGAAATTATTGCGCAGTGCTTCATTTGAtctatattgattttaatttaaaagttaatgGGCAGATTGGGGAAGAGACAGAGTAAGAGAGAGTTTGGTCAGAAATGTCGTCAAATATGAacttaatttttacttttattattgcaAAAGAAGTTCTGATAATTAACACACTTACTCAGGAGTGCAAATGACGGTTCCATCCAAGTTTTCTAAGTACGTGTGAGCGGCTACTATGGCGATGCCTATAAAGAAAAAAGTGGGAAGGACTATCTTCCTAGACCTCGGAGTTCGGCAGGCCAGATAGATGATTAATCCGAAAATGAACAGCTGCATATCAGCGGCTATGTACCTACAAGTGTAATTCATTTTCAACGCACTGCCCATCTGTGTGCTTTGTGCGAGTGtcttaaagttctcgatagcgtaaaagttaacccaattttgtatgcagttgtaagtcgtcgtggcctaatgaataggatgtccggtgcattcgtgttgagcgatgcaccggtgttcgaatcacaggcgggtacaaatttttctaatgaaatacgtaatcaacaaatgttcacgcttgacttccacggtgaaggaataacatcgtgcaataaaaaaatcaaacctgcaaaattataatttgcgtaattactggtggtaggacactcttgtgagtccgcgcagttaagtaccaccaccctgcctatttctgccgtgaagcagtgatgcgtttcggtttgaaaggtggggcagccgttgtaaccatacttgagactttagaacttatatctcaaggtgggtggcgtatctacgttgtagatgtctatgggctccagaccacttaacaccaggtgggctgtgagctcagccacacaactaagcaataaaaaaaaagttagtaagCAACTAGTACCTgcttatgtatgtgtgtatgtattcaACTCGTTCTAGTAAAATCGTCTTACTTTTAAACATTCGACTTATAGTAGAGTTATTTTGTcgctgcagtttgggtcataaaacacaGCCGGGCTAGGCCGGTGAGTATGTTGCGCGGGTGCAAGGCCATTATCGATagaaacaaatgagtcatcgaaggcagtcATAGTatatatgtcgaagagaaatttgtttttgtgcattcgttctctgaatttctttcaatggctactcctttgttttgtaccaaaacggcacaatttattcaaaataatatttagccTGTTGGCATCAATATACCAGCACaagcacgtgttgttatcaacgaTGTCTTAAATTTTTTCACTGAAATGAAAATAGATCCTAAAAAGTTACCAAGTGTTAATTTCTACCGTTCTCAtgaacaaaactaaatacactatcgataatgcttatcgacaacaataatgcgcatcactatgctcgtccataaggctcgtgagtggaagagagagcgaaatattcGCTTCATCGCTCCGACtctttatgacccaaactgcagcgACAAAATAACTCTACTAAAGttattatcttaatatatataaattatgtgtcacgttgtttgtccgcggtggacacctaaactaccgaaccgatatttttttttttttttgaggatcgccggacttccgcccttcactggggatggagggcggggcatgtcggagttgaaactcctgtcgctcaacaaccagcatccaaacctcgcatgagacagagctcctgaaaaggcaaaagggggaaagtgaagcgcttagtgcggagcacatctctcccatcaccctccccctcgggacgccggactggcggtcgtcggcgccacgaccaccagctctctcggtcggcaggctgtccgaagcccgcctatcTAGGCCAtctggcgccggttagaatggtctatcctacggaataccccgctgggtcagaaccagcgtgggttgaggatagccggccttccatcacccggatgcttaTGCATAAAACGCATGCAGAGCaacttgcacgtcgtcttcttaggcccccttcgccggtccccaggccgacatgtgatggagacccgaaacacttagagggccagggcttgggcgagatccgcttccctggcccccgctcgacggcggcgagcctgtgcgtctctcacgcgccccgccgcctccttctgcgagatggtgcaatccttaggccataggatggtttttatttcgattaaaggtcgcaatatttattaattaacaataacatgatgtcttatgttgattattattattgattgtaagtttcataagtctaaaacagatggcgccttaaatcaggttttacagacaattgtaatactgtctgacattaatatctcatagatggcgatgtgttaaaaataccaacgttttacataagctacaatttaatggcacaagcaccacgtgttgctgaggctaaagtataagtgaaatttatttcgtagtaaacgcaatacagtgaaatccaattgttcttacttggttaatttttggtattagcatagccggccacgtgttatttagaaacaaaaaccttagccacagcaacgtgtggccgggtctgctagtatttttaataaaatgaatgtaCCAAGATTGTATCGTGCAGTCTGATTCGTTACTGTAGTTGTGGATGTACAAGAGATGTTGCCACCAATATCTTCTGCAATCACGTATTTCGGACCCGGCGACCTCCTGcgatgaaattattaaaattctattAATATATTCGGTAAGATCCATAGCTTTGCTGAGTTCTGACTCATCCTAGGATCGGCTGAGGTTTGTTGAGAAATAGTGGGTTTAAGCCGGTACAACCACGACATGCCCCGTCTACTACCTCCAATACGCAGGCAGAACTCAGGCGATTCATCTCTGGCCCAAACAAAGAATATCATAGCCGAGTTACACGTGGaaaatattcattcatttaaaaaatgtacattattttttaaacttgttGACTCCGCGTTTTAGTTTTGAAGTTGCTTTTTCCTGAGTATATCACCGTGATTACGCATTGAATCCAACCGAAACAATACATGCGATAACCGACGACTCTACGACAGCCCTCACGGTACGGCTGTCCACAAGGCCGCCTTAGGCGATGCCTTTGTGTTCCAGAATACCCCTTGAGACCACAAACTGCCTGCCGAACATTGGGGCAGGATACATTGCCGCCTGGTCGCTTGTCCACAGCAGATGCATAGAACAGCAGCTATGTAGAACTGACATGCGGCTATTGCTGGTAGCGGGCCGCGTGGCCTGATAATTTCGTAACCCTCACCGGGCAGGGAACGCTTCCTACAGCCCCTGACGCATTCGACATCGTAATAGGAGAGTTCACAGAATTTACAATATGGAGTAAGGCTAAAACCAAACGaccttatttgaataaaaagttaataaagaaTTAGATTTCGATTTGATTATCTAACACTTACAGGCCAGAATGGTCCTGAACCGACATGTCTGAACCAAGTCGCGGTCAGCGCCAATATTACGGCATACGGCGGTGTAAGCCTGGAAAATATCAAATTACAACCTGTAATGGTAAGTTATGAGAAATGTCACGTGTGTTCAAAAATCGAATTCAACTATTTCCACCATGTCGTGATGAAGAACTATTATTGCCCTATTGAtcttgaatttatttaatttcgcgtACAGCGGAATGTTTCCACAATCGTAAAGCATAAAAAAAGATACCACCAGACTAGCGTTTGTCAGGGCATCTAACATTTTTCAAACACGTGTTAAAAGTGTCATTGACTGCGCATATTGATTTTGTCGTGCTAAACTCATGATGGAATATAATCACCTTTTTAGTGTCTAAGGAAACGGAGTATTTTTCCAATGTGAAGGTTAGTGGTTAACATCACTCATAGATGTTAACAAGGCTAGAGTGGTAAACAAGCACAAAAGCAGTTAGCTGTTAGGTCTTAAGTTCAAGGTGTGGTTGATTGCTGATTTTTGCAACAAGACGGCATTTGTAGAAAAAGAATATACAACTGCATGCGTCTGTACGAGATGGTAATGCCACGTgctcaatatatattttatgaagacAGATTAGTAGTGTAGCTTGCAGACTACAGCTATGGGCTGCCGTGTGCTATAGTTGTTGGGACCATACCTTTGGAATACTTGGCCAAAGCTATCaccattttagtttattttattctactccATCACTGTAGGCAAGTCTCAATTCAAGAACAAAACAGGCTTACCGCAACCATCTCTCTAAAGTCCGTTTTGGTAAAATTTTCCAGCTAATTTCATTACTTTCATCAGATATTTGCTGGTTGTATATTAACAGGAATCCCGATATTACAATGAAAATCTGCATTATAAAGGTAGCGTTGAACAGTAGATGGTAGTAAATATTGTCAAACCACTGCAAATGGAAACACTATTATAGTAGAAAACTGAACAATGCTTGcgatcatttaaaaaaagactaaacACGTATAgatagctcatagacatctacaaagtaaatgcgccagccaccttctgaggtctcagtatagtaatcacagtaaccacttaacaccaggtgggctgtgagctcgaccatctaatctaagtaataaaaaatatataataaaacagaCCTGCTCCAAATATCTAGGATTATTGTTACACACGAAGACTGGGACGCTCGTGTGTATCAATATCACCAAACACATTAATACACTCCTGAAAAGTGAAgcgataaaattagaaaaatacatgtgtgcaattcacacgtggtagaagtgaaaccttccaaaattaaaatacaattatcctaaacgtcttaagtatatgtaaaattttttcattagtaaataattgtaaggtagcgccctctgtgaattgatattttaatttcacgtataatcctaaattaaaattcactacaagagctttcatacacacattagtattaaaaaatctcacagatggcgctgtattaaatagtatgtatatttctgtctcattctttgctggcttcatcctacacatttttgtatttgtgtctcttacctgtcgttttttccgttgcatccggtttgaaatcacaacgattctaaagaagttttcacttcaattattTCACATATCTCGTATAAACGCATATATTTCGGAAAGTTTtcgatgaataataataattataatacaatcaAACGATGTTGCAGTATTTTGAATAAGAACAAAGTTCTGGATGCGAATATCCATAAGCACTAAATTTAAGCAAAGCTATTAATTTTCTTTCTGCTAAAGATATTGCCGGTTTGCCTCGGACCATCTGTACTACTATACACTCTCTCTGATACTTTTACTCTGCTTACATCCGCTACGAGACAATCTCGTGTTGCGCATTGAAGAGTGGTATGCTTTGTAATTATATTGGCATTTAAACGCATGTTTCAAGGACTATAGTTTGTGGGCTTGGACAGAAACAGAGACGGCGTTCATGAGGCTTAATGACCATTCACTATTGGTTGGGCGGTAGAGTTATCTACCTATGAAAGCAATGAGAACAGTATCCTTCAGTGGGGTAGAGCaccaatatacatatatattactaataaaaacaacaagTAGGATAGGATTTGAAATTAGATTTACCTTAAACCGTTCAAACATTTCAGTGGACGAAGCCGCGGGTTGGTCTCGTCAAATGGCTCCATCAGCCTACGCCAGTTGCATCGTATTGAAAAATAGTGGTACCATTCCGGGCCTGAAATAAGTATGTCAGAGGAAGTGtaaaagtagccccggtaattaacaaattaaagagcggacggttagcaacttacttttattattttcatcacCGAAGTATAAATCACAAAAACTTGCAACGACGTTCAGTAGAACTAAAATAAGACAGGCGGTGCCAACAATTACGTCACCGATATCCAACTTATAATCTTCCTTCTCATTGGAACACGATATATCGGTGATTTTTGTTCTCAAGCGATGCTCGGACCAAAACGATTCGTTGAGACGGGCCTCAACGCTCTGTTTCAGGTCCCAcgttgaaatatttgtttggtTACGATTATCAGACAAGCACACACCGTAGAAAAGCTTAGAATGATTGTAATGTTTCACGGTGTGCTTGGAAAATTCCTGAAAAATACACTCACGATTTAGTTTCATGTGAAATATCTTGAGAAagccatttattttaaaactatagatcttattgaatttatttcttCATCTTTAAAGATATCGCGCACTGGTTGCTTAACTCCAtaactattcaaatatttgtcCAAATCAATTAGTGTAAAATACAAAGTTTAACTACTTTAAATACCAGATCCGATAAAAGTATTTCATATAAGGATCAATTTGCTACTATCAAATGTGcgttacaaataaattatcaatttttattgtatttatggcTCACTATTTTGGCGATAATGGCTTACACATAAATTTTTTATGTATGCTGTCGTGGACTTTTTTGTAGGATTATTTAAGTTAAACATTTCCATTATACATTATATGCGTGTAACTCCAACGGTTTTTGCAGCGCACGCTAGAATAGCCCGCAAATGGCAGATTTTTTCCTACTTACCTACTTGacaattaacattatattttgggtaattctcACAATATCTTTATAAACTAtagcctatgtgttattctgatttgtaagctatattattgtaaggTTTCACCCTAATCCATCcaatagtttttgcgtgaaagagtaacaaacaaacatccattcttacaaactttcacattaatattacatattattattattattagtaggaTAAATCACCAAAAGGTTAATACGGTCTTAAGTCTGTCTTAATTATGTTGTTATATTTTACTTACAACTATCATATCATAAACGGGGTTTGGCGTAatctttataatttcaaatttggtAGTACAGTATATCCCTTCTGGCTTGCTCAAGCATTCTTCGTAATTGTCAAATTTGAATAACGCTGGCATACGTTGGTAATCGGTTTCTGAAAGCAAACAATCATTACGAAACACCACTCCTGTTAACTTGTATTATAAATGGTGCGCAAGACATCAGGAGCGAATGCGGGTGCCAATAGGCTATAAGGATTGACGCCGCAGCGAATATGAAACACGTCTTTACTAttcaaatacttatttattactGTCTTCATCTTATTACACCACACACCCCAcccaaatagaaaaaataatacatatatattattattatttattatttttttatttaaatacagttTTGTTTCCTGTTTCCTGGCAGTTTTGCCATATAAAGGATTGACGCCGCAGCGAATATGAAACACGTATTTACTAttcaaatacttatttattactatCTTAATCTTATTACACCACAGGGTTGAGGGCTGATGTAGTTGAattagttattaatattttcaagtaaataggatatatattttaattgattagAGGAGCCGTAGTACCAGTGAGCCACTGCCGAAGGCCGCACTCATAAAGCTGGGACCAGAATCGACAGTATCGGTTCGAAACAACTGTACCCCATGGAGACCATTCTTAATCGCCAACGCAATTATCTCATCGGAAACCGCTTCACAAGCAAGATATTCCCTGGCCTGGTACCTCATATCCAGTACCACCTCTGTCGTTCGAACGCCAACGTGCTATGGAAGATCGAAAATGAGCTACTTCAGAGCCATCGGCAACGGGAAACGACCGGCATCAAGAAACTATACAACTCATTCTTCGTTCTATTTTAACCGAACACTATAATATTGTTGACACGTTTTCATAATCGCTTCATCATTCATTACTCATTCAGTGTCTTTAAGTGCGGGCGCCATGGCCCGATTGTGATGGAATGTAATGACTTTACAATGCATGACGTTCGTAAAGACGAGTCTGGCTGGGTATCTACAGTTAGACTTATGGTCTTTCTCTTTGTCTAGACTATGGTCTATAGTCTCTTATGTATCTCGAGGAGAGGGAGGGCAGGAAAAGGGAAATGAGCCGAGATGGCAGCGAAGATAAAGATCAGAAGAAAGTGCCACCGAAGAAGATCATGAGCGAGTTCATTGATAATGCAATCTAATTGTTCTGTACGTGGatactaataaaattatgatataCATATAAAGACAATATATTACAAGTATTGTAAAATTTAACCAAAAAAACAATGCTCTTCAATGTATTAAGTATTATTTCCGGATTGTCTTGCTGTAATCTAGGTGGAGATATGAGCACTAAAGAATTAATGAGATAAATTTCTGTTTGCTGTCCGAAAAGTTAATTTTGGAAGGCAGCTAATAAATACCCCAAACGATTTACCAGATAACAAGCACCTGCATCACACGGGCTCTGCAGGAAAACAACTCACcattcaatttataaataacacCATAACTCTcaccaaaaataaaaagtaataagaaaatattcaacattttaCTTGACATGTTTCGAAAACGCTTATAGCATGTCGAGTGTAGTATTGAAATGATACGAGTCTTTTTATTCTACATATTAGCTTCCAGATTTagtctttttattttatcttatacACATACATGTTTATTCTTGAGTTCCGTATGTACCAAGAAAATAGTATAGAAGCTTACTAGACCCGTCCGATGCTCGtttgtttcaaatttatattcttattctaTTGACTTCGAAGGCATTACATGGCCACTTGATGGTGAGAGGCAACCGTCGCGTGTGGACATCGCGAATGAGGGAGGCAACACAGGAACGGAAATAAAAGGAAGTAAACTTACACGTAGttcaattataataatgaagTATGCGGGTACTATGTTACTTCCACTAGGTCTATTAGTAACTCTACTTCGCCTGTTTGTTATGTTAGTATCTGATCCTAATTAAATTAACTCTATCATTGATTGTATATTaggatattgttacgccggtacgagtaacgccatctatcaccaaatagtcgaacgaatatcgaaggatttagtaacatctagaacgctcgagggGTACAACGccgtctattgtcagatagcggaaatacaatactcgacttgtgtggaattatctcgataattctagggatgtggtatcggctacaaaagcgttgcagagatggcatgcAGTCAGTTAgtgatcggaactactcgaagcgaaacagcgaacggatcacctgaagcgaagcggaagaagcgtaTTGAGAATTTTGaaatgtttgtgaagtgttttaagtgttctaagtgctattACAGTTTCAAGTTGTACcccggtagaatttttatttatcccgaaccccagcgcgtaacaatatcttaATCAAGCCAATATCTGCATAATTTGTTCTTTGTGCTATTTCAAAATATCAAATCAGAGGATCCTGTGCGACTCTATGCAAACTCTACCTCCTAGAGCGGGTAGCGATTTACTTCTCCTCCTATTTACTATTTTGTGTAGGTACTATTAGTAGAGCATGCTGTGGGTTTCCCAGGAATGTGAATATTTGTTCAAATTTTTCGGAATTTCCGTAAGTTAGAGACTCAAAAAAATAATCGTTCGCGTAGTAAGCAACTTGCaattgtacatattatgtttgaATATTTACATCAGGTgttagtataaaacaaaacacaaacgTATTGTTTCATCATTTGAATCATCCAATCGTCCAATCTATCACGTGCTGTGTGTAT
Proteins encoded:
- the LOC101735739 gene encoding nose resistant to fluoxetine protein 6 isoform X1, with translation MSSKMLNIFLLLFIFGESYGVIYKLNETDYQRMPALFKFDNYEECLSKPEGIYCTTKFEIIKITPNPVYDMIVEFSKHTVKHYNHSKLFYGVCLSDNRNQTNISTWDLKQSVEARLNESFWSEHRLRTKITDISCSNEKEDYKLDIGDVIVGTACLILVLLNVVASFCDLYFGDENNKSPEWYHYFSIRCNWRRLMEPFDETNPRLRPLKCLNGLRSVLMCLVILIHTSVPVFVCNNNPRYLEQWFDNIYYHLLFNATFIMQIFIVISGFLLIYNQQISDESNEISWKILPKRTLERWLRLTPPYAVILALTATWFRHVGSGPFWPEVAGSEIRDCRRYWWQHLLYIHNYSNESDCTIQSWYIAADMQLFIFGLIIYLACRTPRSRKIVLPTFFFIGIAIVAAHTYLENLDGTVICTPDIIVPYIRVIRNQIRIDPTFLKVYRRSHTNIPCYILGMGAGYLFYYWQKINLNLDKIKKYKMLCWMLGPLPVVLGSGIMVMASYFYMDAPRSSVMLRTMYAATAKPVFGLLFTVLICAMIMKLENVFRTIFEWDCWSIVARLSYCAYNIHVTIIRYTASLSTVPFQQSIMAMVQYYIFILVVSLLLSIPLWLLVEEPMNRVWKLYLRSSSKTTQVQEKIKLK
- the LOC101735739 gene encoding nose resistant to fluoxetine protein 6 isoform X2 yields the protein MSSKMLNIFLLLFIFGESYGVIYKLNETDYQRMPALFKFDNYEECLSKPEGIYCTTKFEIIKITPNPVYDMIVEFSKHTVKHYNHSKLFYGVCLSDNRNQTNISTWDLKQSVEARLNESFWSEHRLRTKITDISCSNEKEDYKLDIGDVIVGTACLILVLLNVVASFCDLYFGDENNKSPEWYHYFSIRCNWRRLMEPFDETNPRLRPLKCLNGLRSVLMCLVILIHTSVPVFVCNNNPRYLEQWFDNIYYHLLFNATFIMQIFIVISGFLLIYNQQISDESNEISWKILPKRTLERWLRLTPPYAVILALTATWFRHVGSGPFWPEVAGSEIRDCRRYWWQHLLYIHNYSNESDCTIQSWYIAADMQLFIFGLIIYLACRTPRSRKIVLPTFFFIGIAIVAAHTYLENLDGTVICTPEVIRNQIRIDPTFLKVYRRSHTNIPCYILGMGAGYLFYYWQKINLNLDKIKKYKMLCWMLGPLPVVLGSGIMVMASYFYMDAPRSSVMLRTMYAATAKPVFGLLFTVLICAMIMKLENVFRTIFEWDCWSIVARLSYCAYNIHVTIIRYTASLSTVPFQQSIMAMVQYYIFILVVSLLLSIPLWLLVEEPMNRVWKLYLRSSSKTTQVQEKIKLK